The genomic interval CTTTACGAATTTGCTTGTTTTGAATGTTAAACTGTCTTAACGTCTGTAGGCCATAAAATATACCGGTCGGCGTAGAAGCGCTGATGCTAATGCCACGATCATCAATTGTCAACTCATAGGCCTCACTCGATTCGTTGAGCTCTGAGCTGGATATAAGCTTTAACTGAAGAACAGGAAGCTTGTTTTGTGTTTCGGTTGTCGAATGTTCAATCTGCCAACTAGTCAAGATATCCTCCACCAAAACACGCTCGTTCACCAAATCGGTATGGTTTGTTTCGAGTTGAATACCCTTGCTTAAATCTAATGTCCCTTCGCTCCATTGTACATGAGTAGGCAAGGGTATCAGGCTCTCTTGTGCCCGTACTGATACGAATGCAAAAAGAATTAATAGGATGCTAAGTGATATAAATTTCAAAGTTCTCTTGTCCAAACTACGCATTTAGATATTCGTTTAAAATTGACCAACAATACCATTCCTGTCTGGGTAAATGAAAGGGACCTTTAAACAGGTTGCCCTTTGCAGTCTGTGCAATCCGCCCGTCACGATGCAAATAACCATACCATTCGCCGTGTTTCGGGTCATGAAAATGCTGATATGCATAATCATGAATCTGGCGGTGCATATCGCGGTACTTTTCATCTTTTGTTATAAGGTAGGCCAGTAGTGTTGCGATAATTGCTTCATTTTGTGGCCACCAAAACTTCATATCTTGCCAATATTCCTGAACCGGTTTATTGTATACGTCTCTGAAATATAAAATGCCACCATGCTCTTGATCCCAACCCCGTTCCCACATATAATCTAGCATACGGCATCCAAGATCGATTAGTTTAGGGTCATCGCCGCGGTGACGTGCTTCATGCAAGATAAACCATGCTCCTTCAATGGCGTGTCCGGGATTGAGTGTTCTACCATCAATATGATCTATAATACTACCATCCGGTGCAACTTGTTCCATAACGCAGCGGATGTCGTCCTTTACAAAATAGGTTTCAATTTCGTTAATCCATGATTCGATCGCATCGTCACAACGTGGATCTCCTATGGTTTCACGAAGTTGCTGCGCAGTATTGGTCATAATCATCGGGATGCCAATACCTTTGTTAGGTCGCGTATCTTCAAACTTCGCTTCTATCGCTCGTTCGCCTGAAGCATATTCAAGACAAGTTGTGAAAAGCTCTCTGGCGAGTTTCGCTGCTTCCTCGTTTCCAGATGCTTTCGCATAGGCGGCGAAAGCAATGACGGCGAAAGTCTCGGAAAAAAAGTAACGGCGCATTCGGATTGGATTACCTTGTCGGTCGACATGAAAATACATCTTTCCGTCTCGATTAAAGCATTTGTCTTTAAGAAACTCGAAACCTAGCTTCGCGCCCTCCAGCCATTCTTGTCTAGGCTCAACAGTATTGTAGAGCGTTGACAACAACCAACAAGCGCGCCCTTGGATCCAGACAGCTTTGTCTGTGTCAATCAGGCTGCCATCGGCATCGCGCATCAGGAGGTATCCGCCATATTCGTTATCATATGATCTTGGGAACCAGAACGGCGCGGTATCCTCTAGCAATTGATGTTTATAAAAATCACGAAGTGATTTGATATATTGAGTATCCATATTTACTGTTTTAACGATATACGAAACGTGCTAGCTGGTAACCCAGCATGATTAACTAGGTTGCCGGCGCTAACTGGCTCCCAGCCATAAACAATTGCGCTTATCTTTTTATTGGGTAAAGTCTTTATAAAGACTTGATCGTTTTGAATAGACGCTTCAGCCTGAAGGATCCGTCCATCCATCATTTGCAGGGCAAAGCCTTGCAGGGCTTTGCCATCTGATGTTTTTAAACCGTGACCATAGTCGAAAGATATTTCAATCGCTTCACCCCTCATATTATAGCCGCTGAATAGAGGACCGGAAGGTGTAATGTCTTGTCTGTAATGTTGCTGAAATGCCCATTGTGCCAAACGGCGACCTACCTCCAGTTTTTCACGTGGATGTACATCCTGTGCGTGACCAATATCGCTGGTTACAGCCATCCCGCTGTTGGGTACAATATCTAATAGCCGTCGCTGCTCGTCTCTAAAAAATGGCCACGAAGGGCGTTCAATGCTTGATAGTTGGACATAATAGAAGGGAAAGTTGTCATGCCATTGGGTTCGAAGCTCTTCAACAAAATACGGGAAAAGACGGCTATACAATTCTACATTTTCCGCATCGCTTTCTCCCTGATACCAGATCATCCCACTAAGTGCGAAGGGCACCAGGTTAGCAACGCCCGCTTCGTAAATATAAGCCGGAGCATAAGGGTGTTGTTGAAAAGGTGAGTCAGTCAGTTCTAAATTCCGATTTGCACGCATTCTGCACCAACCCATCAGATAATCACTTTCGCGCCAAGGGTGGAGCGACTGAACAAAGTCCGGGTTTTTTTCAAGGGAGAGGCGTGGCAACCAAGCTAGCTGTGGTGAACCGCCTACAGCGATGTTGATAATGCCAACAGGGATGTTCTGTTGTTTAGCAATTTCAGAGGCGAACGAATAAGCTACTGCTGAAAAGTTCAGTGCATTTTCCTTGTTGTTTTGCGTCCATTCACCTGTGAAGAAGCTTAGGTCATTTGCTTTTCTTAGCATGACGGAATCCCATACAAAATTGTCGGTTCGAGCATAGGAATTGAATTGCAGAAGTCGAACATTCTGTCTTGTAGCAGCAAGGCTGGCCAGACTGTCTCCTCGCAAAGCACCGTTTAATTGGAACTCCATGTTCGACTGACCTGCTGCGAGCCATACATCGCCAACTAACACGTCTGAAAATATCAATTCCTGCCCATCATTTTTAATGATTAAAGGCTGAGGTTTTGCGTTTAATTTTGGAGCGGGAAATGTTAATATCCATCGGCCATTAACCCCAGTAATAGTTTCCTGGGTTTGTCCTTCCCACGTTACCTGAACAGCTGTCTTCGCATTGGCAATTCCCCATACCTGGAATGGTTTATCTCGTTGAACGACCATATGTTCTCCGAAAACAGAAGGGAGTTGTAATCCTCCAAAATTTCCAGTAATATGCTGGTACACGGTCTTGGCTATCATCGCTGCACCTTGTTTATTTGGATGCAGAGTAGGGATGTCCGTAATCAGATCAGGTCTGTTGTGAAGCGCGGCATACAAGTCAATGACCGGCAATTGACTTACGTTGGCGACTTGACTGATAAGCTCTCGAACCGCATGGTACCAAGTAAATGTACTTGATGAAAATCGCGGGTGACCTGTAAAGATTGGCGATAGGTTCGCTATAAATATTTGTATATCGGGATTGTTTGTTTTTAGTGTATCAATCAGCCAGAGGTAATTGGAAACAAACTCATCACGATAATTTGGAAAGTTACGCGGGTCGGTATCGTTCAGACCTAGATGGATTACGGCGACATCAGCCTTAAAATTGATTGCCTCCTTAAATTGTGGGGTTTCGACATAAGGTCTGTGTCCTTTTTTCAATAATGTCGCGCCGCTGTGACCGAAATTACCTACTACGTAATCATCTCCAAGTATACTCTGTAAAACCGAAGGATAGGCTTCTTTTTCGGGGTTTTCGAGACCGAGACCCTCAGTAACAGAGTCACCAATTGCCGCTATTTTAATCTTTTCCTGAGCCCATACGGAAGCGGGGTAGAGGAAAGAAAGCGATAAAATATAAATTATTATACTTAATCGTACCATGTCTCAAAATTAATCAACACAATCTACTACTTTTGGGCGTAATGTCATTAATTGTAGTACTAGAGCAATAGCTACGACAACTGCTAGCATCGTAAAACCACTTCCGAAGTGTCCGTCATCTTTAAATTTCCCGAGTAACTGAGTGACGCCCGCACCTGCAAATACACCTACCATGTTCATGAACCCGTATGCAGTTGCACGAAGCCGACGTGGGACAAATTGACATAAAATAGGCATATTGTTGGCGTCGAACATACCAAATCCGATCCCGAACAAAACAGCCGCTCCTACGACAGCTATAAAAGTATGTCCCATGCCTAATAAAATCAATGACGGAATCGTAAGGAAAAGACCGATAGCACTTGTGTACACTCGTCCGCGGATATTCTTCAATACCCAGCGGTCACTTAAAACTCCTCCGATAATTACACCGAAAAATGAAGAAGCCGCTATGGTGATGGTCGATAGAGGACCAGCTTCCGCCATGGGGATGTTTAAGTTATCGGCAAATAATGTCGGTAGCCAATTTTTGGTTGCCCAACCAGGCAAACTAGGTGCAGCGAAATAAAACAAAATAACCCAGAAAGCCACCATTGAAAATAAGCTTAATAAACCTTTTAAGAAAGGGATTTTTGATGCAGACTTTTCTCCCTCTGTTGTCAGCTCTTCCTGTTTCTTTTCATACAGGAGAACACTTAAAATAAATGCGTACATGATCCCAGCAATCCCAAACCAATGAAAGGCGGTATGCCATCCGTAAGCAGCTGCTACTGTTGCACCGAATCCGCCAAGCGCTTGCCCCATATAAAGTCCAGTCATGTGGATTCCGATTGCCAAAGAGCGTGTCTTCCCCGTGTGATAGTCTGCAATAAGAGCCAGTCCAGCAGGAATATAAAGCGCCTCGCTTACACCCATAATGGCACGTAAGACAAGCAGATGATTATAGTTATCCACTACGCCCATCGCATAGGTTACCGCAGACCATACGAAGAGGCTGATAACAATGAGCCATTTTCTGTTAACCCGGTCGGCTATGGCACCAGCTACAGGGCTCATAAAACCATAAATATAGAGGAAAATAGCCATCAACATCCCAAAAGCCTCAGCAGTCTGCAGTTCTACGATATCAACGAGCATCGCTTCCCGCATTGTAGAAAGCATTTGGCGATCTAGATAGTTTAGAAGTGCGACAACCCATAGCAAAGCTACGACGACCCAAGGGTAATATTTACTATTTCTTAGCATGAGTTTGGTTTATCTCTCAGATTTGAAAGAAGCAAAGCCAAGTTCGTCCACATTTTTTTTAAATTCCTGAAAAGTTTCTTCACTCATATTAGCTACTGGTAAACGGAATTTCCCACAATCAAGATTCACAAGTTTCATATAAGCTTTTCCAGTTGCAATACCACCGTACTTTCCGAGCAATGTGATCATATCGATTGATTTTTGCTGCAAGGCATTTGCTTTATCTAAATCTCCCTTTTCATAAGCCGCTATGAGATCGCGATAAAGCGGTGCTGCATAGTTATATGTACTTCCTACTGCACCTTTACTTCCCACAGCTAAAGATGCCAGCATGTTTTCGTCACGCCCCCATAAGAGGTCGTATTTCCGGTTATTAAAATTCAAACATGATAGGAAGTCCATAAAGTCCTCATGCGTGTATTTTATTCCTTTAAAACTTGGAATTAGGCCATCGACTTCCCTTAAAAGTTCGATCATCGGATAATTGCCACCCGTTAAAACTGGAATGTGATAATAATAAAAAGCTGTGTTTGGCGCCGCCGAAGCTACTTCGGCACAGCACAAAGCTAGCTGTTTGGCATTGGCCGGCTTAAAATAATAGGGTGACGTAAAAGAGATGGCGTCTACACCTTCAGCTTCCGATAGTCTCGCTAACTCCTGACATTCTTTGATGTTTGTGCCACCTAGGAACATCATAAGAACAAAGTCCTCATCGTGTTTGGTTAAAGAACTCCAAGTGGTCATGACTTTGATTTTTTCTTCGAACGTAAGGGACACCCCTTCTCCAGTTGACCCGCAAATAAAAGCCCCTACAACATTGTTCTTTTTAAGCGAAGAATAATACGAAGGAATTATTTCAAGATTTAGTTCTCCCTGTTCGTCGAAAGGCGTAAATGGCGCAGCGACTAAGCCTTCAATTTTTTTGTTTAGCATATTATACATGATTAATCCTCGGACCCACTTTGGTAGTTCAAGAAATACTTTATTTTTGATTTAAACAGTGTGTTTTTAAGAGATCTTCCATATCTCTCACACAAATGTATGACATAATACCAAATCTCCAAACTTTTTTGATATTTTTGTTTCGGAAAATAAATTGCGACATGATAGACTCAAAAAGTTCTTTTGCTAAGCTCAGTGGAATTGATACTTCAAGTTTGGTAGATAAAGTGGAACAGCGTATTATCGATTTTATTCGGCAGAATAGTCTCAAAGTTGGAGATGTTTTGCCCAAGGAATTAGATTTGGCAGAACAATTAGGCGTTAGTCGGACGGTAATCCGAGAAGCTTTGCTGCGATTGAAAACCATAGGTTTAATTGAGTCAAAAAAGCATAAGGGTTCTGTGCTCCGTAACCCTGATGTATTAGGTCCTTTAAGAAAAGTATTTCATCCGTCTATTTTAGATCGGACGACTTTAAAAGACATGTTTGAAATGCGTTTGGCACTCGAAGTGGGCATGGCGGATTTTATCGTTGATCGAATTACAGAGAAAGACCTGCATGATCTTCGGCAGATTGCCAACGATATTGTCTCGGGTGATACGGCAGATCCCTGGCAGGTTAAGGATGAGATCAGGTTTCACGGTAAGCTTTATGAAATATCCGGGAATAAAGTTTTGCTTGAACTGCAGGAATTGCTCATACCTATTTTCCAATATGTGCATCAAAGCGGACTATTAGAAAGGCCAATTGTTGAAGGGGAGTTTATTTCTCATAAAGAGCTTGTCGAGGTGCTGAAAAAGCGGGATGCAGATCTATATCGTAAAGCAATTCGCAAACACCTCAACAATCATTTCGCTCGTATTCTCCATCACATCGGGGTTTAGTATTTTAAAGATGCGGATAATATCAAAATGCTTATAAATTACGATGCTTTTTAAATTGTGGACCGTTATCCATCCTTTAATGGGAGAGTAAAAAAAATATCCCATAAAGGATTTATATGGGATATTTTTTTAATGATAAAATTTATTCTGTTCTAATGAACTGCTTATCTCTGCCCAGGTAAATATATTTGAAACCCTAGTGTCAGACCAAGTCCACCTTGTGTTCCCGATGCTGATGCACCAGAAAGATCATTATAACCTGCTAATGCTTCCAATGCAACATTGTCGGTAATAAAATGCGCATAGCCTAAACCTGCTCCGAAACCGAAATTCACATCATCACCACCTCGGCTTCCCGCGATTCCAGCTTTCGCTTCTGCAAAGAAACGGTTGCTCGGAGATGCACCTTCTGGGAAATAATAACGAGCAAAAGGCAACAGACCATAGCTGAATGGGTTATCTCCATCTTTAATTGTTTGGAAGTTAGCGATAAGCTTGAGTCCTAATGCCACGCCATCACTAACAAAATAACCTGCACTAGGCTCCACCGCTATATTGAAAACTTCAGAGTCAAAGTCATACCCCAACGAACCTATGCCGCCCCCTACCATCCAATTACCTTGTTGTATAGGACGGGTACCGACTGCTGAACTTGTTTGTGGAGTCGTCTCTATTTGTCCAAATGTGATTCCGACAGACAAGGCTACTGCACCAATAAATAACATAAACTTTTTCATTTCTTTTCGTTTTTTTGTTAAACATTATGAAGCAAGTAATAGAATATTACTTCGCTATTATTAACAACAGAAATGAGCGCTATTTGTTCAAATAAAACAAAAATTTAATGATTGATTTATTTTTTTAGTTACATGAACAATGTAGACGAGTTCTGATTTAGATATTTATGCCAATTCGGTGATAAACTCTTCTTTGGGTTTACGAACCTTTTTTAATTTGAAGAGCCAGTCATTTTCCTCATCACGATAACCCAACGGCAGGAGGGTAACACTTTTTAGTCCCTTCTCATTTAAACCTAACAGGGAGTCTAAGGCTGCATTATCAAAACCCTCCATTGGTGTGGCGTCAACCTGAAGTCCAGCGGCGGCGGCTATTGCCGTTCCGAAAGCTATGTAAGCTTGACGAGCAGCGTGCTCGAAATTCTGCTCTGCGGTTTGGGTGGTATAAGCATTTATCAAACTTGTTCTGTAAGCATCGGTTTGCGAATCCGGCACCCCACGTTCGGTATTCATGTATTTAAATACTGTATTGATTCTTTCTTCAGTATATCGATCCCAAGCTGCAAAAATTAGTACATGAGAGCTGTCTGTGATCTGGCTCTGCCCGTTAGCTACCGCTTTAATTTTGTCTTTAAGCGCTGGATTAGTAACAACAATGATTTCAAATGGTTGAAGCCCTGATGACGTAGGTGCCAGATGAGCTGCTTTTAATATCATATCTACTTTTTCTTGTGAAACGGGTTTGCCGTTCATTTTTTTCGTGGCATAGCGCCATTGTAGTGCGTCTAATAATTCCATGTTTTATTTAATTTTTTGCAAAGTTTAAAATAATACTTTACTTTTGAAAGTATATATATTAAAAATAATAGTTCCCTTTTTGAAACTATATATAAAATGTCATTATGGAAACAATTAATCAGAACCCTGTTAAGAACAAGACGGCTGCAAGTGCGGGAAGCGCGACATGCAAAGCATATCTTTGTTCCGTACAAGATACCTTGGATATCTTAAAAGGGAAGTGGAAGATCTCAATAATTAGTTGCTTAAGCTTTGGCAAAAGAAGGTTTCTAGAATTACAGCGTGAGGTAGGGGGGATCGGCGCTAAAATGCTCTCCAAGGAGTTACAAGACCTCGAAGCAAATGATCTCGTTTTGCGAAAGGTCTGTGATACGAAACCGATAACGGTCGAGTACGAACTTACCGATTATGGAAGGACACTTCAGAACATCATTGATGAGATGGAAAAATGGGGGAAAAAGCACCGGGAAAAGATACAGAACGAATGCCGGGGAGAAAAAACATCTTCTTGATATTTATTTTGTCTCGATCACAAATGATTGCATCTCCTCAATAATAGATTTCGTGCCCTTGAATTTATAAACGTCACAAAAAGCGAACGTCTTGCCATTTTCCAATGTAAACTGACCACTTGCAGAACCCTCTTTCCCATGCGTAATAATGGTAGACAGTTCGAATTCTGCCATCGCTAATTTCTTTCCTTCATCCAGTTCCTTAAGGATTTCGTCTTTCCCCGTCAGGGTTTTATGGCCAACCATTTCCCATCTGATATTCTCCGATATATGCTGAATAATAAAATCGGTATCCCCGTCAGGGAAGGCAATGTTAAATTTTTTTAAAAATTCTCGCTTCGGAGAGTTTCCACAGTCCGTTTTAATTTTAATTTTTGTCATTTTCATGTAGCCTTTTTAACCGGTTACCTTTACTTTTCAACCGATTATCTTAATTATATCTAACACCTAACCAAAATATACAGAAATCCTGCCAGAACATACTTTCATTAGTAATTTCGTTTTGGTTAAAACCTTTCCTAAATCGAAAGTCGATAAACGCCTGTTTTTCCGATCGCGACCGTCCCAAAAAAGTATGGATCTGAAGTAACTCTGTGCAAAATACCGATAACTTTTGCTTCACTATTAGACGGACATTAGTCGGACTTAGTTCGGACATTGTTCGGATATTAGTCGAGTGAACCCGACTAATATCCGTTTGACATACGACTAACATACGTTAAATATCCGTGTTAGATAAGAATGCGATAAAAACATCAGTAGAATTTGTGCTTTTTAACTTGAAGGAAAGTGTAACAGGTGCTAATGAAACAAATCGAAGAAAAAATCGTTAATCGAGGGTAAAGGTTTTAAATGTTTTTAAATTTACTTTTCTAATTTATTCAACGAAAGTCAATGTTTGATACAAAGAATATCCAAGAGAATATACATGAGCTGTTTTTTATTGTAGCTCCGAGGATTTTACTCGCAATTTTCATGCTGATACTGGGCAGTTGGTTGATCAAGCTTTTTATGCGTTACGTTCATTCTCGCTTCGAACGGCGGAATGTTGAGCTGTCGTTGCGACTCTTCCTGTCGAGGATCATAAAGATCGTTCTCTATATTATGCTTATACTCTCGATTGCGGGTAATTTGGGGATTCAAACTACCTCTTTCCTGACAGTTCTGGGTGGGGCTGGTTTGGCAATCGGGTTGGCTTTGCAGGGAAGTCTCTCCAATTTTGCCGGCGGGGTTCTGATTCTTCTGTTTAAGCCCTTCCGCGTCGGAGATTATATTTCTAGTACGAGTGATGCCAGTGGTACCGTAGAAAATATTGACTTGCTTTATACGACTTTGCGTACAGCGGAAGGAACGCTTGTTTTTGCGCCCAACGGCCCCCTAGCAAACTCGGTGATTACAAATTATTCGAATTTGGTAGAGCGTAGGGCA from Pedobacter indicus carries:
- a CDS encoding nitroreductase family protein — protein: MELLDALQWRYATKKMNGKPVSQEKVDMILKAAHLAPTSSGLQPFEIIVVTNPALKDKIKAVANGQSQITDSSHVLIFAAWDRYTEERINTVFKYMNTERGVPDSQTDAYRTSLINAYTTQTAEQNFEHAARQAYIAFGTAIAAAAGLQVDATPMEGFDNAALDSLLGLNEKGLKSVTLLPLGYRDEENDWLFKLKKVRKPKEEFITELA
- a CDS encoding winged helix-turn-helix transcriptional regulator; translation: METINQNPVKNKTAASAGSATCKAYLCSVQDTLDILKGKWKISIISCLSFGKRRFLELQREVGGIGAKMLSKELQDLEANDLVLRKVCDTKPITVEYELTDYGRTLQNIIDEMEKWGKKHREKIQNECRGEKTSS
- a CDS encoding FadR/GntR family transcriptional regulator codes for the protein MIDSKSSFAKLSGIDTSSLVDKVEQRIIDFIRQNSLKVGDVLPKELDLAEQLGVSRTVIREALLRLKTIGLIESKKHKGSVLRNPDVLGPLRKVFHPSILDRTTLKDMFEMRLALEVGMADFIVDRITEKDLHDLRQIANDIVSGDTADPWQVKDEIRFHGKLYEISGNKVLLELQELLIPIFQYVHQSGLLERPIVEGEFISHKELVEVLKKRDADLYRKAIRKHLNNHFARILHHIGV
- a CDS encoding nuclear transport factor 2 family protein, with product MKMTKIKIKTDCGNSPKREFLKKFNIAFPDGDTDFIIQHISENIRWEMVGHKTLTGKDEILKELDEGKKLAMAEFELSTIITHGKEGSASGQFTLENGKTFAFCDVYKFKGTKSIIEEMQSFVIETK
- a CDS encoding MFS transporter — protein: MLRNSKYYPWVVVALLWVVALLNYLDRQMLSTMREAMLVDIVELQTAEAFGMLMAIFLYIYGFMSPVAGAIADRVNRKWLIVISLFVWSAVTYAMGVVDNYNHLLVLRAIMGVSEALYIPAGLALIADYHTGKTRSLAIGIHMTGLYMGQALGGFGATVAAAYGWHTAFHWFGIAGIMYAFILSVLLYEKKQEELTTEGEKSASKIPFLKGLLSLFSMVAFWVILFYFAAPSLPGWATKNWLPTLFADNLNIPMAEAGPLSTITIAASSFFGVIIGGVLSDRWVLKNIRGRVYTSAIGLFLTIPSLILLGMGHTFIAVVGAAVLFGIGFGMFDANNMPILCQFVPRRLRATAYGFMNMVGVFAGAGVTQLLGKFKDDGHFGSGFTMLAVVVAIALVLQLMTLRPKVVDCVD
- a CDS encoding mechanosensitive ion channel family protein, with protein sequence MFDTKNIQENIHELFFIVAPRILLAIFMLILGSWLIKLFMRYVHSRFERRNVELSLRLFLSRIIKIVLYIMLILSIAGNLGIQTTSFLTVLGGAGLAIGLALQGSLSNFAGGVLILLFKPFRVGDYISSTSDASGTVENIDLLYTTLRTAEGTLVFAPNGPLANSVITNYSNLVERRAEYSINLALDSDTTKIRELILDLLHQDKRVLKKPAPEVLVNGLSNGAINLVVRYWSPKSSYWDAYHDLYEKVKMLFKDQQLVIPQYTIQALSPDDAGSNQSVR
- a CDS encoding GDSL-type esterase/lipase family protein — translated: MVRLSIIIYILSLSFLYPASVWAQEKIKIAAIGDSVTEGLGLENPEKEAYPSVLQSILGDDYVVGNFGHSGATLLKKGHRPYVETPQFKEAINFKADVAVIHLGLNDTDPRNFPNYRDEFVSNYLWLIDTLKTNNPDIQIFIANLSPIFTGHPRFSSSTFTWYHAVRELISQVANVSQLPVIDLYAALHNRPDLITDIPTLHPNKQGAAMIAKTVYQHITGNFGGLQLPSVFGEHMVVQRDKPFQVWGIANAKTAVQVTWEGQTQETITGVNGRWILTFPAPKLNAKPQPLIIKNDGQELIFSDVLVGDVWLAAGQSNMEFQLNGALRGDSLASLAATRQNVRLLQFNSYARTDNFVWDSVMLRKANDLSFFTGEWTQNNKENALNFSAVAYSFASEIAKQQNIPVGIINIAVGGSPQLAWLPRLSLEKNPDFVQSLHPWRESDYLMGWCRMRANRNLELTDSPFQQHPYAPAYIYEAGVANLVPFALSGMIWYQGESDAENVELYSRLFPYFVEELRTQWHDNFPFYYVQLSSIERPSWPFFRDEQRRLLDIVPNSGMAVTSDIGHAQDVHPREKLEVGRRLAQWAFQQHYRQDITPSGPLFSGYNMRGEAIEISFDYGHGLKTSDGKALQGFALQMMDGRILQAEASIQNDQVFIKTLPNKKISAIVYGWEPVSAGNLVNHAGLPASTFRISLKQ
- a CDS encoding AGE family epimerase/isomerase gives rise to the protein MDTQYIKSLRDFYKHQLLEDTAPFWFPRSYDNEYGGYLLMRDADGSLIDTDKAVWIQGRACWLLSTLYNTVEPRQEWLEGAKLGFEFLKDKCFNRDGKMYFHVDRQGNPIRMRRYFFSETFAVIAFAAYAKASGNEEAAKLARELFTTCLEYASGERAIEAKFEDTRPNKGIGIPMIMTNTAQQLRETIGDPRCDDAIESWINEIETYFVKDDIRCVMEQVAPDGSIIDHIDGRTLNPGHAIEGAWFILHEARHRGDDPKLIDLGCRMLDYMWERGWDQEHGGILYFRDVYNKPVQEYWQDMKFWWPQNEAIIATLLAYLITKDEKYRDMHRQIHDYAYQHFHDPKHGEWYGYLHRDGRIAQTAKGNLFKGPFHLPRQEWYCWSILNEYLNA
- a CDS encoding dihydrodipicolinate synthase family protein, which encodes MLNKKIEGLVAAPFTPFDEQGELNLEIIPSYYSSLKKNNVVGAFICGSTGEGVSLTFEEKIKVMTTWSSLTKHDEDFVLMMFLGGTNIKECQELARLSEAEGVDAISFTSPYYFKPANAKQLALCCAEVASAAPNTAFYYYHIPVLTGGNYPMIELLREVDGLIPSFKGIKYTHEDFMDFLSCLNFNNRKYDLLWGRDENMLASLAVGSKGAVGSTYNYAAPLYRDLIAAYEKGDLDKANALQQKSIDMITLLGKYGGIATGKAYMKLVNLDCGKFRLPVANMSEETFQEFKKNVDELGFASFKSER